Genomic DNA from bacterium:
AGCCGTTACCTGGCGCACCTGTTCGAGGTGCTGCCGACGCTCACCTCGCTGGATCAACTCGATGCTCTGCTCCCGCAGAATCTCGATCGGGCCGCGCTCAACCCGGACTGACCGAGGATGCGGTTCGTCCACCGCTTACCCATAGACTGCATATGAAGGTGTACCCTTGTGCTTGCTAACGCGGAGAAAAGTTGGGGGAAGGCCCGCTGAGTGAAGGCAACGAGACGACGAGCGATGATGCCAGACAGTCACGGCCGTTTCGTATCTGCCGTTGGTGCGATTCCGCGATGGGCGCTGCCGGGCCCTTGTGTCCTGTCTGCGGTCGTGACCAGCACTGGTTGATTGGGCGCCTGGGTGGGCTCGCAAACGCAATCACCATCACCGTTGCCGTTCTCGCGGCGGTAGTTGCTTCGTATCAAGCGTACCAAGCCGAAAGGGACTCTGGTCGCGCGACGGAGGCGAGGGACTTGGCGGTCGAGGCGTCTCGGGAGGCGGTCGAGTCGCGGAGGATTGCCGAGGAAGCGGTCGAGTCGGCAAGACGCGCGCAAGCGACTGCGACCGAAGCGATC
This window encodes:
- a CDS encoding transposase domain-containing protein, which encodes SRYLAHLFEVLPTLTSLDQLDALLPQNLDRAALNPD